In uncultured Cohaesibacter sp., the following proteins share a genomic window:
- a CDS encoding gluconokinase: MIIIVMGISGSGKSTLGKLLADRFGIPFAEGDAFHSPANVEKMAAGIPLTDEDRKPWLATLTAEIGKWSAAGEARVLSCSALRKSYRDQFRTATGDLRFVFLDGAVELVRDRMARREQHFMPVALIESQIATLEVPDGEPDVIRLDIDKLPEELVERIAKVLEPLL; encoded by the coding sequence ATGATCATAATTGTCATGGGCATATCAGGAAGCGGCAAATCGACCCTTGGCAAACTGCTGGCTGACCGGTTCGGCATTCCCTTTGCAGAAGGCGATGCCTTCCATTCACCGGCCAATGTCGAGAAGATGGCGGCGGGCATACCGCTGACGGATGAGGACCGCAAGCCGTGGCTCGCCACGCTCACCGCAGAGATCGGCAAATGGTCAGCCGCAGGCGAAGCGCGGGTGCTCAGCTGTTCGGCCCTGCGCAAAAGCTATCGCGACCAGTTTCGCACCGCGACCGGGGATCTGCGCTTTGTCTTTCTTGATGGTGCGGTGGAGCTGGTACGGGATCGCATGGCGCGGCGGGAACAGCATTTCATGCCCGTGGCGCTGATCGAAAGCCAGATCGCGACGCTGGAGGTGCCGGACGGCGAACCGGACGTCATCCGGCTCGACATCGACAAGTTGCCCGAAGAACTGGTCGAGCGCATCGCCAAGGTTCTTGAGCCTCTGCTCTAG
- a CDS encoding DUF779 domain-containing protein: MNGKSIPAVTATDAALGLIRKIKEKYGDDLVFHQSGGCCDGSAPMCFETSDFMLGDNDLLLGELDGVPFYINRDQGQRWGGTNLIIDAIPGNGGMFSLDNGTGQRFLTRSEVCVIANDN; this comes from the coding sequence ATGAACGGCAAAAGCATACCTGCGGTCACCGCCACAGACGCCGCCCTAGGCCTGATCCGTAAGATAAAAGAAAAGTACGGGGACGATCTGGTGTTTCATCAGTCGGGCGGCTGCTGCGACGGCTCTGCGCCGATGTGCTTTGAAACCAGCGACTTCATGCTGGGAGACAATGACCTGCTGCTTGGTGAGCTGGATGGGGTGCCCTTCTATATCAATCGCGATCAGGGGCAACGTTGGGGCGGAACCAACCTGATCATCGATGCCATCCCAGGCAACGGCGGCATGTTCAGCCTCGACAATGGCACAGGGCAGCGCTTTCTGACCCGCTCCGAAGTCTGCGTGATTGCCAACGACAATTGA
- the dgoD gene encoding galactonate dehydratase: MKITNIKTFLVPPRWLFLKIETDEGISGWGEPVIEGRARSVEAAVLEFEDLLIGRDPRQVQDIWQTLYRTTFYRGGPILMSAIAGIDQALWDIKGKALGVPVHELLGGKVRDKMRMYCWIGGDRPNDVGRQAREVVEKGFTAFKMNGTPELAIVDSHKKVDDAVARVAEAREAVGPDVGIAIDFHGRVHRPMAKALLRELEPYHPMFVEEPVLPEHLSCLKEIAGGLGYPIATGERVFSRYGFRDILEQRMVDILQPDISHCGGITELFKIAAMAEAYDVAIAPHCPLGPCTLAASLQLDFVSYNAFIQEQSMGIHYNVDNDVLDYLVDPTPLQIKDGYLPVLTGPGLGVEINEAFVEERSKEGHSWRNPVWRHEDGSIAEW; the protein is encoded by the coding sequence ATGAAGATAACCAACATCAAAACCTTTCTGGTGCCCCCGCGCTGGCTGTTCCTGAAGATCGAAACCGACGAAGGCATCAGTGGCTGGGGCGAACCGGTCATCGAAGGCCGGGCGCGTTCGGTCGAGGCTGCTGTGCTCGAATTCGAGGACCTGCTCATCGGTCGTGATCCGCGTCAGGTTCAGGACATCTGGCAGACCCTCTATCGCACCACCTTCTATCGCGGAGGTCCGATCCTTATGTCCGCCATCGCCGGCATCGATCAGGCCCTCTGGGACATCAAGGGCAAGGCTCTTGGCGTTCCCGTGCATGAGCTGCTCGGCGGCAAGGTACGCGACAAGATGCGCATGTATTGCTGGATCGGTGGCGACCGTCCAAACGATGTGGGGAGGCAGGCGCGGGAAGTCGTCGAGAAGGGTTTCACCGCCTTCAAGATGAACGGCACGCCCGAACTCGCCATCGTCGACAGCCACAAGAAGGTCGATGATGCAGTGGCCCGCGTGGCCGAGGCTCGCGAAGCGGTCGGCCCCGATGTCGGCATCGCCATCGATTTCCATGGCCGGGTGCATCGCCCCATGGCCAAGGCCTTGTTGCGCGAGTTGGAGCCATATCACCCGATGTTCGTTGAAGAGCCGGTTCTGCCAGAGCATCTCTCGTGCCTGAAGGAAATCGCAGGCGGCCTCGGCTATCCGATCGCCACCGGCGAACGCGTCTTTTCGCGCTATGGCTTCCGCGACATTCTCGAACAGCGCATGGTGGACATCTTGCAGCCCGATATCAGTCATTGCGGCGGCATCACCGAGCTGTTCAAGATCGCGGCCATGGCGGAAGCCTATGATGTGGCCATTGCGCCCCATTGCCCGCTTGGACCCTGCACGCTGGCGGCCTCGCTGCAACTCGACTTTGTCTCCTACAATGCCTTCATTCAGGAGCAGTCGATGGGGATCCATTATAATGTCGACAATGACGTGCTCGACTATCTCGTGGACCCGACCCCCTTGCAGATCAAGGACGGCTATCTGCCTGTCCTGACAGGCCCGGGCCTCGGCGTCGAGATCAACGAGGCCTTTGTCGAGGAACGGTCCAAGGAAGGCCACAGCTGGCGCAATCCGGTCTGGCGGCACGAGGACGGCAGCATCGCCGAGTGGTAG
- the gndA gene encoding NADP-dependent phosphogluconate dehydrogenase, producing the protein MNTEARADIAIVGLGVMGRNLALNFADHGFRVAVYDPFPDVLEKARETLKDLVVCASPEEMVEALVKPARILIMIKAGKPVDDVIDSFTPLLAPDDILIDGGNTFYRDTELRQEKLKAAKLKFVGLGVSGGEEGARFGPALMAGGDADALAAIEEPFSAIAAKAEDGASCYAAHGPMGAGHFVKMVHNGIEYGLMQMLAECYLLLSGPAGKDHKEISDCFGAMNDGPAASYLAEISQKVMATLDTETGRPLVELIRDRAAHKGTGRWTVEAGLEYGIAVPTVAAGFLARALSGRDRLTNEKRALPLSQDATGNLSDLVVRAFPAAMLSVYVQGLELIAEAARENGWDTDLAKVARGWRAGCIIRSAMLDPLAEACTVADLLDSPFAETTLEAAEAPLRTIVTTAALTATPTPALSSALSWLDARRSACVGANFIQGQRDYFGAHTFERVDRDGHFHHNWMGGA; encoded by the coding sequence ATGAACACAGAAGCACGCGCTGACATCGCCATCGTCGGACTTGGCGTCATGGGGCGCAACCTTGCGCTCAATTTTGCCGATCATGGGTTTCGGGTGGCTGTATATGACCCGTTTCCCGACGTGCTGGAAAAGGCCCGCGAGACGCTCAAGGATCTCGTGGTCTGTGCGAGCCCGGAGGAGATGGTCGAGGCGCTGGTCAAACCGGCCCGCATCCTCATCATGATCAAGGCGGGCAAACCGGTTGATGATGTCATCGACAGCTTCACTCCGCTTCTCGCGCCCGACGATATCCTCATCGATGGCGGCAACACCTTCTATCGCGACACCGAACTGCGGCAGGAGAAGCTGAAGGCGGCAAAGCTGAAATTCGTCGGTCTCGGTGTGTCCGGAGGCGAGGAGGGGGCTCGTTTCGGTCCGGCCCTGATGGCGGGTGGTGACGCCGACGCCTTGGCCGCAATCGAGGAGCCTTTCTCCGCCATCGCGGCGAAGGCCGAGGACGGGGCATCCTGCTATGCGGCCCACGGCCCGATGGGGGCGGGGCACTTCGTCAAGATGGTTCACAACGGTATCGAATATGGCCTGATGCAGATGCTGGCCGAATGCTATCTTCTGCTCTCCGGTCCAGCCGGAAAGGACCACAAGGAAATTTCCGACTGCTTCGGCGCGATGAATGACGGCCCGGCGGCTTCCTATCTCGCCGAGATCTCACAAAAGGTCATGGCAACCCTCGACACTGAGACCGGCAGACCTCTGGTGGAATTGATCCGGGATCGGGCCGCCCACAAGGGCACCGGGCGCTGGACTGTCGAGGCCGGTCTTGAATATGGCATCGCCGTGCCGACTGTTGCTGCGGGCTTTCTGGCCCGTGCCCTGTCTGGGCGGGACCGGCTGACGAACGAGAAACGGGCCTTGCCCCTGTCGCAGGACGCCACCGGCAATCTCTCCGACCTGGTGGTAAGAGCCTTCCCGGCGGCGATGTTGTCGGTCTATGTGCAGGGACTGGAACTGATCGCGGAGGCCGCTAGAGAAAATGGCTGGGACACAGATCTCGCCAAGGTCGCACGCGGCTGGCGGGCGGGCTGCATCATCCGCTCGGCCATGCTCGACCCGCTCGCCGAGGCTTGTACCGTAGCCGACCTGCTCGACAGCCCCTTTGCCGAGACGACACTGGAAGCTGCCGAAGCGCCCCTGCGCACCATCGTTACCACTGCGGCGCTCACCGCGACGCCAACCCCGGCCCTGAGCTCCGCGCTCAGCTGGCTCGATGCCCGCCGCAGTGCCTGTGTCGGGGCAAACTTCATTCAGGGGCAGCGCGACTATTTTGGCGCACACACGTTCGAGCGTGTGGATCGGGACGGCCATTTCCATCACAACTGGATGGGAGGGGCATAA